tttttaaaatttttgggcATCAGAGTTGTTGATTTCAAAAGATAAGAATAAAGACCATAGCAACACAAAAATACTTGTCCGACTTGTGGAGTGGTAGATGCTTCTGCCGCCACTACTAGTGCGGAGTAAAATGAGAAACAGAAATAAATTCGGGACCCGAAAATGTCCCgaaaaagctttttttttttttttttttaataattaaaaaatattttttaatattataaatatatatttttaaaatatttaagaatataaaaataataataaaaagtaaaaaaattcctTTCTTTGATAGTAATTCGAGCTACATTCCTCGAAAAATGTGACTGGACTCAGGAAAAATGGGGCGGGAGGAAGAGTCAAGACTCCAGACTCAAACCGCGTGGTTGGAGTCTCCCACCACTCACGACTGGACCAGGTAAAAACCCACCTTCCTCAATAATCTTTTGAACTCATCAAAACTATAAATCAATTAATTTCTATAATCAAACCGCGTAGTTGAACGGTAtgactttctttaaaaaataaaaaataaacgatAGTGTTTCAAATTCGAAGTCTTCGACGTTGATTCCATCCATAGGAACGTGCACCCAGACCCAGAACGCGGacccttttttcctctttctactTCCTTTCTCTACCTTCTTTCCTTACATTTCCGCAGAACCGATTGTAGTTCTATTGGATTCGATTGGGGCTTCTGTTTCTGGGTTCCTGGGTTTACTCTCTGTGCTTGAAGGCAAGTCAAGTCCTGCTTGTTTTCCATAGATATTTCCATTCTTTATCCCTGTTTCcctgaaattttaatttcatcttAATTGTCTCTCTGGCTTTTCTCTTCACAcgtttatttgttttgatttatttccCATAAAAACCTCGAGTTTTGAGCAACGTCTTCCTCATCCTGGGGTTTGTTTCCCTCACTTCCTTTCGAATTTTCTTCAGTTGGACTTGGTGTAGGATCTTCTCTACCATGGTTGTTAAGGTTGCTCTCATCTTGGTCCTCATTTTAGTCTTCTCTGGCCCTTTCCAAGCTTTTGCTGGAATTCACTATCACAAAAGCCATAATCCTAATGGCTCTACCCTGGCAGCTATTGAATTGCCCGATCACCTGAGCTTCAATGCCGTTTCGTCTTCTGGGAGTACTGGTTGTAGCTTTTCAACAGCTAAGAAAGACAAAGAATCAGAATCAACGATGCAAGCAACACCAGAGGAAGATGACGACGACGACGAAGAACATGAAGATGTTTTTTTGGGGAAACCATCTGTGAAGCTCCATCTTAAGCACAAGCCGCTGACCCGACAATTGGATCCTAAAATTTCTGCGGCTGAGTTCACGACCAAGGATTTGACTAGAATCCGGACACTTCATACGAGGATTATAGAGAAGAAGAACCAAAACACCATTTCAAGGCTAAAGAAAGATAGTAAGCCAGCAAAGAATGAATCCAAGTTGGCTTTTGCTCCGGCTGCATCACCGGAATCTTACACAGGCAGCCTTTCGGGGCAGCTCATGGCGACCTTGGAATCGGGGGTGAGTCTTGGCTCTGGAGAATACTTCATAGATGTGTTTGTGGGTACCCCTCCTAAACATTTCTCTATGATTCTTGATACTGGCAGTGACCTTAATTGGATTCAATGCGTTCCTTGTTTGGATTGTTTTGAACAAAATGGACCTTATTATGATCCCAAAGCTTCTAGTTCGTTTAGGAATATAAGCTGTCATGATCCTCGGTGTCAATTGGTTTCATCCCCAGATCCGCCCAGGCCTTGCAAATCTGAGCATCAAACATGTCCTTACTTTTATTGGTATGGAGATTCTTCAAATACGACTGGAGATTTTGCGGTTGAAACCTTCACAGTTAATCTTACGACATCTTCTGGTAAGTCAGACTTGAAGCAGGTAGAGCATGTGATGTTTGGTTGTGGTCATTGGAATAGAGGCCTATTCCATGGGGCTGCAGGGTTG
This is a stretch of genomic DNA from Carya illinoinensis cultivar Pawnee chromosome 3, C.illinoinensisPawnee_v1, whole genome shotgun sequence. It encodes these proteins:
- the LOC122304147 gene encoding aspartyl protease family protein 2-like, yielding MVVKVALILVLILVFSGPFQAFAGIHYHKSHNPNGSTLAAIELPDHLSFNAVSSSGSTGCSFSTAKKDKESESTMQATPEEDDDDDEEHEDVFLGKPSVKLHLKHKPLTRQLDPKISAAEFTTKDLTRIRTLHTRIIEKKNQNTISRLKKDSKPAKNESKLAFAPAASPESYTGSLSGQLMATLESGVSLGSGEYFIDVFVGTPPKHFSMILDTGSDLNWIQCVPCLDCFEQNGPYYDPKASSSFRNISCHDPRCQLVSSPDPPRPCKSEHQTCPYFYWYGDSSNTTGDFAVETFTVNLTTSSGKSDLKQVEHVMFGCGHWNRGLFHGAAGLLGLGRGPLSFSSQLQSLYGHSFSYCLVDRNSDANVSSKLIFGEDKDLLSNPNLNFTSFVAGKENSTDTFYYVQIKSIVVGGEVLNIPEETWHLSSDGAGGTIIDSGTTLSYFAEPAYQIIKEAFLKKVQGYPLVEDFPFLHPCYNVSGVEKMELPEFGIHFADGAVWNFPDENYFIRLEPEDVVCLAILGTPRSALSIIGNYQHQNFHILYDTKKSRLGYVPMRCADV